From Acidobacteriota bacterium:
GTCCCCGAGGCATCCAGAAGCTCAAAGGAGGCCCGGACGACGGTTCCATCGGGATCCGTCGATCTCGAGGCGTCAAATAGGATCGGACGGCCGACGTAATCCTCGCAGACCTGACACGTCATGTCCAAAACACAGATCGGCGGGGCGTTGACATAGACCTTGGCTTCACAGGGATTGGTTGAAACCACTCCGGCGGCGTTGGTCGCGCTGCCCTTGAATTCATATTCGCCCGGCTTGTCGAACGTCGTCTGCCATTTGGCGTTCGCCGGCGTCAGTTTCTGGGAAGCGACCTTGTTTCCCTGAGCGTCGAAGATATCCACGGTCATGGATTGGGCATGTTGCGTGGCGCTCATGTCGACGGTGACCGGATCGCCGATATTGACCCGGTTCGGAGAAACGGCCAAAGCGCAAACCGGCGGGGGGACCGCGTCCGTAATCTTTCTCAGGGCAATGTTGCCGCAAGGTTTTGGGATGACAAACTCGTAGGTTTTGTAATCCTTGTCGACCTTGATGGCGAAGACCTCAAGGGGTGCGCGGCCGGCCCACTCGATATTCCGGGCCACTTTGACCTTGCCCTGGGATCGGAAAAGCATCCAGGGCATGACATCGCCCACGGGAACGGCGGTGTCTTCGAATCGGGTTTTTTGGAGCTGTTCCATAAAGGGCACATAGAGTTCACCGTATCCGGCCAGATCGAATCCAACCTTGATGTCCCCGGCATAACGATCGACCAGGGTTTTCATGACTTCGGCCGTGGGGATATCCCCGCGAACTCTGGCGAATGTGTAGACGCCGATTCTCTGAAGTTTTGTCGTCTGGGCCAAAGCCCCGGCGGCCAACAAGAAAAGGAGCGCAATTGTCAGAATGGGAAGGGTGCTTTTTTTAATCATACCATCCTCCTTGCAGGAAATTTTAAAATAATTTCCTTTTAATGACTTATTTAATCCACAATCGCCGCAATTTGTCAAGAGAAATCCATAGCCGCTGCAGATTTTTCGGCCTTTAAAAAGTCCGCGACGATGCGTGCGGCCAGTCCGGAATCCCGGGACTCGCTCTTCAGGGCCTCCGCCATCCGGTCGGCGCCCGCAAAGCCCTTGCGGATCAGGTCAGCCAACAATCGGCGTCCTTGCCGGGGATTGATTTCCGGGTGGATTTGAAGGCCCAGGATTCGTCCATCCCGCGATTGAAACGCCTGAATCCGGCAAAAATCGGTCTCGGCCAGAACTTCAAATCGCGAGTCCATCTCCACCGCCTCATCGAAATGAAGGCTGAAGGAATAAGCCGGCCCCGGATCGCCGAGCGGACCTCCCGGCGCGACGACCCGGATCGGAATCCAGCCGATCTCCGGACGGGCGCATCGGCGGACATGATCGGGCCCGGACAGGACATAGGCCAGGAGCTGATGGCCCCAACAGCTTCCCAGAAAGGCCAATCCCCTGTCCAGGCCTTTCCGAATCCATTCGGCTTCCTCCAGAGCCCAGGGATCCATCTCCAGAATCGAGGCCTCCGACCCCGTCAGAATCACATGCGTAAACCCGTCGGTCCATCGGGGAAATTTGTGATCCCGGGCCGTAAAAGATTCCCAGACACAGTTCAGGAAAGGGCTCCAGTGTTCAACGGGCCGGTAAACGTCAGGATCAATCGAATTGTCGATCAGCGCAACTTTGGCGGTTTTGCTCATGCGATG
This genomic window contains:
- a CDS encoding PKD domain-containing protein, which translates into the protein MIKKSTLPILTIALLFLLAAGALAQTTKLQRIGVYTFARVRGDIPTAEVMKTLVDRYAGDIKVGFDLAGYGELYVPFMEQLQKTRFEDTAVPVGDVMPWMLFRSQGKVKVARNIEWAGRAPLEVFAIKVDKDYKTYEFVIPKPCGNIALRKITDAVPPPVCALAVSPNRVNIGDPVTVDMSATQHAQSMTVDIFDAQGNKVASQKLTPANAKWQTTFDKPGEYEFKGSATNAAGVVSTNPCEAKVYVNAPPICVLDMTCQVCEDYVGRPILFDASRSTDPDGTVVRASFELLDASGTVVDSYVASQPPFIWERVFTREGNYTIDVTVFDNDGAASAPSETCRTSFRVTRKKLFWLVEAGPLLAKGTYTTYGFLRGGLFAWLSPDQFSVVLSAGGAIPSVGSPWKFMFLANALANVHAGPVYFGAGLGYSTKAQDYDATRLDADGNLYYDHKSGLDAVGNVGVELFNRYTSVGSLFFEFRSPLGGDRAFDTHHKFALGFRLVF